The following proteins are co-located in the Streptomyces bottropensis ATCC 25435 genome:
- a CDS encoding FAD binding domain-containing protein, with protein MTTHAPQAAQAVTLPGSLDEAVAALAAMPWAVPVAGGTDLMAAVNSGQLRPAALVGLGKISEIRGWQYQDGHALLGAGLTHARMGRPDFAALIPALAAAARAAGPPQIRNAGTLGGNIATAAPTGDALPVLAALEATLIIAGPGGARREMPVSHLLAGMEMLRPGELIGFVRVPLLHAPQVFLKATGRTGPGRAVASVALVLDPARRGVRCAVGAIAPMPLRPLDAETWVGQLIDWDGERTLVPEALQAFGEYVAAACIPDPAPEVDGTVAPLPPAVLHLRRTVAALARRALGRALS; from the coding sequence TTGACCACGCACGCACCGCAGGCGGCGCAGGCCGTGACCCTGCCCGGCTCGCTCGACGAGGCCGTGGCGGCTCTCGCCGCCATGCCCTGGGCGGTTCCGGTGGCGGGCGGCACGGACCTCATGGCCGCGGTCAACTCCGGACAACTCAGGCCCGCCGCACTGGTCGGGCTCGGCAAAATCAGCGAGATCCGCGGCTGGCAGTACCAGGACGGACACGCCCTGCTGGGTGCCGGACTGACGCACGCCCGGATGGGGCGCCCGGACTTCGCGGCGCTCATTCCGGCGCTCGCCGCCGCCGCGCGCGCCGCCGGACCCCCGCAGATCCGCAACGCCGGCACCCTCGGCGGCAACATCGCGACGGCCGCCCCCACCGGGGACGCGCTGCCCGTGCTGGCCGCCCTGGAGGCCACGCTGATCATCGCGGGCCCGGGCGGGGCCCGCCGTGAGATGCCCGTCTCGCATCTGCTGGCCGGCATGGAGATGCTGCGCCCCGGCGAACTCATCGGCTTCGTGCGCGTTCCGCTGCTGCACGCGCCCCAGGTCTTCCTGAAGGCCACCGGCCGCACCGGCCCCGGCCGCGCGGTCGCCTCCGTCGCCCTCGTCCTCGACCCCGCCCGGCGCGGGGTGCGGTGTGCCGTCGGGGCCATAGCGCCGATGCCGCTGCGACCCCTGGACGCCGAGACCTGGGTCGGCCAGCTGATCGACTGGGACGGCGAGCGCACCCTCGTCCCCGAGGCGCTGCAGGCCTTCGGCGAGTACGTCGCCGCCGCCTGCATCCCCGACCCGGCCCCCGAGGTCGACGGCACCGTGGCACCACTTCCGCCCGCCGTACTGCATCTGCGGCGCACCGTCGCCGCGCTGGCCCGACGAGCACTGGGGAGGGCACTGTCGTGA
- a CDS encoding SUKH-4 family immunity protein — protein sequence MTMGTMGLTDLNDLNDLHDLNNLSDLNDLNDLAVLTGGPATRSGLALDLPARLLDEEFGQSRVWRFEDFDFPATLTHEPTRRFLRDMGLPEDHGFFQLDTDIPLPTLAEYGANQCSGESVRGRLPDRAAHLIRLGHFVEGSSLVVDGTTGAILNWSEPESTLSPLDADLSTLAFTLWLLHREKREGTATGCWVETLRNKACAGL from the coding sequence ATGACGATGGGGACAATGGGCCTGACGGACCTGAACGACCTGAACGATCTGCACGACCTGAACAATCTGAGCGACCTGAACGATCTGAACGACCTGGCGGTGCTGACCGGGGGACCGGCCACGCGCTCCGGACTGGCGCTCGACCTGCCCGCCCGACTGCTCGACGAGGAGTTCGGCCAGAGCAGGGTGTGGCGCTTCGAGGACTTCGACTTCCCGGCCACGCTCACCCACGAGCCGACCCGCCGCTTCCTGCGGGACATGGGTCTGCCCGAGGACCACGGCTTCTTCCAGCTCGACACGGACATCCCGCTGCCGACGCTCGCCGAGTACGGGGCGAACCAGTGCTCCGGCGAATCCGTCCGCGGCCGACTCCCGGACAGAGCCGCCCACTTGATCCGCCTGGGCCATTTCGTCGAGGGCAGCAGCCTCGTCGTCGACGGCACCACCGGCGCGATCCTCAACTGGAGCGAGCCCGAGTCGACCCTGAGCCCTCTCGACGCCGACCTCTCCACCCTGGCCTTCACCCTCTGGCTCCTCCACCGCGAGAAGCGCGAGGGGACGGCCACGGGGTGCTGGGTGGAGACCCTGCGCAACAAGGCCTGCGCGGGCCTCTGA
- a CDS encoding 2Fe-2S iron-sulfur cluster-binding protein: MTDDQHGEGTPQQGGQGGWERLPQGDYDDGATTFVQLPEGGIDALLAADSPLAAPGHGYVPPQIASNSIDTAHTAGTDPSVPGTWAMPAGGAEWHDPNAGQPQPPTQDGFTYNPASTGQWTFEEPAAQEGAAPGHDVTGEWSIPVAGGDLPDESGEFSTSALVEQWGGNPPATLPGGAAAPWATEQIGTAWTAPPPALPEEGRPEERVAEGRTPEESAADGAHEAAGEPSTAPGEAYADAAPETAGSAPEAAQEPAEPVGTDTETESGPERPGTAETAPAADTAEDAEPSADEPAPAPPPHDDHPLASYVLSVNSTERPVSDAWIGESLLYVLRERLGLAGAKDGCSQGECGACNVQVDGRLVASCLVPAVTAAGSEVRTVEGLAADGQPSDVQRALARCGAVQCGFCVPGMAMTVHDLLEGNPAPTDLETRQALCGNLCRCSGYRGVLAAVRDVVAGREANSAAENEAAADHDEARIPHQAGPGAGGVNTAAYDARSAPPPAPQDPDRSYGGQGLSFTGPDDSYGGQGQPFAGQGDTYGGQGQSFAGGQDDSYGGQGQSFAGHGDTYGGQGQSFAGQNDTYGGQGQSFGGQDDSYGGQDDSYGGQGRSAGQDGGQA; the protein is encoded by the coding sequence GTGACCGACGACCAGCACGGAGAAGGCACCCCGCAGCAGGGGGGCCAGGGCGGCTGGGAGCGGCTGCCGCAGGGCGACTACGACGACGGCGCCACGACGTTCGTCCAGCTTCCCGAGGGGGGCATCGACGCGCTGCTCGCCGCCGACAGTCCGCTGGCCGCTCCCGGGCACGGCTACGTCCCGCCGCAGATAGCGTCGAACTCCATCGACACGGCCCACACCGCCGGGACCGACCCGTCCGTCCCGGGTACCTGGGCGATGCCGGCCGGGGGTGCCGAGTGGCACGACCCGAACGCCGGGCAGCCGCAGCCCCCGACGCAGGACGGGTTCACGTACAACCCCGCCTCGACCGGGCAGTGGACGTTCGAGGAGCCGGCCGCGCAGGAAGGCGCCGCTCCCGGTCACGATGTGACGGGCGAGTGGTCGATTCCGGTCGCGGGAGGTGATCTTCCGGACGAATCCGGCGAGTTCAGTACCTCGGCCCTCGTCGAGCAGTGGGGCGGCAATCCGCCCGCCACGCTTCCCGGCGGCGCCGCCGCGCCCTGGGCCACCGAGCAGATCGGCACGGCGTGGACCGCGCCGCCCCCGGCCCTGCCCGAGGAGGGCCGCCCCGAGGAGCGTGTGGCGGAGGGCCGGACGCCGGAGGAGAGCGCGGCGGACGGGGCCCACGAGGCCGCGGGGGAGCCCTCGACGGCCCCTGGGGAGGCGTACGCCGACGCGGCCCCCGAGACCGCCGGGTCGGCCCCGGAAGCCGCCCAGGAGCCCGCTGAGCCGGTCGGGACCGACACGGAGACCGAGAGTGGACCCGAGCGGCCCGGGACGGCGGAGACGGCCCCCGCGGCCGACACCGCGGAGGACGCGGAGCCGTCGGCCGACGAGCCCGCCCCGGCCCCGCCCCCGCACGACGACCACCCCCTCGCCTCCTACGTCCTGAGCGTCAACAGCACCGAGCGGCCCGTCAGCGACGCCTGGATCGGCGAGTCGCTGCTCTACGTGCTGCGCGAGCGGCTCGGTCTCGCGGGCGCCAAGGACGGCTGCTCGCAGGGCGAGTGCGGCGCCTGCAACGTGCAGGTCGACGGCAGGCTCGTGGCGTCCTGCCTGGTGCCCGCCGTCACCGCCGCGGGCAGCGAGGTGCGCACCGTCGAGGGCCTCGCCGCCGACGGACAGCCCTCGGACGTGCAGCGGGCCCTCGCCCGGTGCGGTGCCGTCCAGTGCGGGTTCTGCGTGCCCGGCATGGCGATGACCGTGCACGACCTCCTGGAGGGCAACCCCGCCCCCACCGACCTGGAGACCCGCCAGGCCCTGTGCGGCAACCTCTGCCGCTGCTCCGGCTACCGGGGCGTCCTCGCCGCCGTCCGCGACGTCGTCGCCGGACGCGAGGCGAACTCCGCCGCCGAGAACGAGGCGGCCGCCGACCACGACGAGGCCCGCATCCCGCACCAGGCGGGACCCGGTGCCGGCGGCGTCAACACGGCGGCGTACGACGCCCGGAGCGCACCCCCACCGGCACCGCAGGACCCCGACCGGTCCTACGGCGGCCAGGGGCTGTCGTTCACCGGCCCGGACGACTCGTACGGCGGCCAGGGCCAGCCCTTCGCCGGCCAGGGCGACACCTACGGCGGTCAGGGGCAGTCCTTCGCCGGCGGTCAGGACGACTCGTACGGCGGTCAGGGCCAGTCCTTCGCCGGGCACGGCGACACGTACGGCGGTCAGGGGCAGTCCTTCGCCGGACAGAACGACACCTACGGCGGCCAAGGACAGTCCTTCGGCGGCCAGGACGACTCGTACGGCGGTCAGGACGACTCGTACGGCGGTCAGGGCCGGTCGGCCGGCCAGGACGGAGGCCAGGCGTGA
- a CDS encoding beta-N-acetylhexosaminidase: MRATDLIPAPLTVEGPLPGGVPLDGNTTLWAAPGTRSTAHWLRSTLGAALGLWLPPGPEDARGGVRLYLDDSLEPEAYRLRAVPDRGVEIRGGGPAGVFWGAQTLRQLLGPEAFRRAPVRPGAAYGVPQQTITDAPRFAWRGLMLDVARHFLPKDQVLRYLDLMAAHKLNVLHLHLTDDQGWRIEIERYPRLTEVGSWRTRTRIGHRASPLWEEKPHGGHYTKDDLREIVAHAAARHITVVPEIDVPGHSQAAIAAYPELGNTDVVDTASLAVWDTWGISKNVLAPTDTTLRFYEGVFEEVLEVFPSPFVHIGGDECAKDQWRESATAQARIRELGLADEDALQSWFVRHFDNWLTARGRRLIGWDEILEGGLAPGAAVSSWRGYAGGVAAARAGHDVVMCPEQQVYLDHRQDGGPDEPVPIGFVRTLEDVFRFEPVPRELTPDEARHVLGTQANVWTEVMEDPARVDYQTFPRLAAFAEVAWSRLPAPAERDFADFERRMTAHYRRLDALGVGYRPPSGPRPWQRRPGVLGRPIEGTPPNV, encoded by the coding sequence ATGAGGGCGACGGACCTGATTCCGGCACCCCTCACCGTCGAGGGCCCCCTGCCCGGTGGCGTACCGCTCGACGGGAACACCACCCTGTGGGCGGCACCGGGGACGCGGAGCACGGCCCACTGGCTGCGCTCGACCCTCGGCGCCGCCCTCGGGCTCTGGCTGCCGCCCGGCCCCGAGGACGCCCGGGGCGGCGTGCGCCTGTACCTCGACGACAGCCTGGAGCCGGAGGCGTACCGGCTGCGGGCCGTCCCCGACCGGGGCGTCGAGATCCGCGGTGGCGGCCCGGCCGGCGTCTTCTGGGGTGCCCAGACCCTGCGTCAGCTCCTCGGGCCCGAGGCGTTCCGGCGCGCTCCCGTACGCCCCGGGGCCGCCTACGGAGTCCCGCAGCAGACGATCACGGACGCCCCCCGCTTCGCCTGGCGCGGCCTCATGCTCGACGTCGCCCGTCACTTCCTCCCCAAGGACCAGGTCCTGCGCTACCTGGACCTGATGGCGGCGCACAAACTCAACGTCCTGCACCTGCACCTGACGGACGACCAGGGCTGGCGGATCGAGATCGAGCGGTATCCGAGGCTGACGGAGGTCGGCTCCTGGCGGACGCGCACCAGAATCGGCCATCGCGCGTCACCCCTGTGGGAGGAGAAACCGCACGGCGGTCACTACACGAAGGACGACCTCCGCGAGATCGTCGCCCACGCGGCCGCCCGGCACATCACCGTGGTCCCCGAGATCGACGTCCCGGGACACAGCCAGGCCGCCATCGCCGCGTATCCCGAACTCGGCAACACCGACGTCGTCGACACGGCCTCCCTCGCCGTCTGGGACACCTGGGGCATCAGCAAGAACGTACTCGCCCCCACCGACACCACCCTGCGCTTCTACGAGGGGGTGTTCGAGGAGGTCCTGGAGGTGTTCCCCTCGCCCTTCGTGCACATCGGCGGCGACGAGTGCGCCAAGGACCAGTGGCGCGAGTCGGCCACCGCGCAGGCCCGCATCCGGGAGCTGGGACTCGCCGACGAGGACGCGTTGCAGTCCTGGTTCGTCCGGCACTTCGACAACTGGCTGACCGCGCGCGGGCGTCGCCTGATCGGATGGGACGAGATCCTGGAGGGCGGCCTCGCGCCGGGGGCGGCCGTGTCGTCCTGGCGGGGGTACGCGGGCGGCGTCGCGGCGGCCCGCGCCGGCCACGACGTGGTGATGTGCCCCGAGCAGCAGGTGTATCTGGACCACCGTCAGGACGGCGGCCCCGACGAGCCGGTGCCCATCGGCTTCGTGCGCACCCTGGAGGACGTCTTCCGGTTCGAGCCGGTGCCCCGGGAGTTGACGCCCGACGAGGCCCGGCATGTGCTCGGCACCCAGGCCAACGTGTGGACCGAGGTGATGGAGGACCCCGCTCGCGTGGACTATCAGACGTTCCCGCGCCTGGCCGCTTTCGCCGAGGTGGCCTGGAGCCGGCTGCCGGCCCCCGCCGAGCGCGACTTCGCCGACTTCGAGCGCCGGATGACGGCGCACTACCGGCGACTTGACGCCCTGGGGGTCGGTTATCGGCCGCCTTCGGGCCCGCGTCCGTGGCAGCGGCGGCCCGGCGTGCTCGGACGTCCGATCGAGGGAACGCCCCCGAACGTGTGA
- a CDS encoding excisionase family DNA-binding protein, with the protein MDEHATPAAPIDDDPTLVFLKVEEAARRLRIGRTTCFALIRTGELESVMVGGLRRVPVDAPTAYATRLRTAQRAA; encoded by the coding sequence TTGGACGAGCACGCCACCCCCGCCGCCCCCATCGACGACGACCCGACCCTCGTTTTCCTCAAGGTCGAAGAGGCCGCCCGCCGACTGCGCATCGGCCGAACTACCTGCTTCGCCCTCATCCGCACCGGCGAACTGGAGTCCGTCATGGTCGGCGGGCTCCGCCGGGTTCCGGTCGACGCACCGACTGCGTACGCGACCCGTCTCCGTACCGCACAACGAGCCGCTTGA
- a CDS encoding xanthine dehydrogenase family protein molybdopterin-binding subunit encodes MSNETVIAAPMGPGETAAAPEQLPHGLGVSLPSADSRAKSEGTFPYAADLWAEGLLWAAVLRSPHPHARIVSIDTSHASEMPGVRAVITHEDVPGVALHGRGKADRPLFASEVVRHHGEPIAAVAADHPDTARMAAAAVIVEYEVLDPVIDPEQAFEAEPLHPDGNLIRHIPLRHGDPNASGEIVVEGQYRIGRADPAPVGAEAGLAVPRPDGGVELYVASTDPHTDRDAAAACYGLAPDRVKIVVTGVPGATADREDQGFQLPLGLLALKTGCPVKLTATREESFLGHAHRHPTLLRYRHHADAEGKLIKVEAQILLDAGAYADTSSEALAAAVSFACGPYVIPNAFIEGWAVRTNNPPSGHVRGEGAMQVCAAYEAQMDKLARKLGIDPAELRMRNVMSTGDVLPTGQSVTCPAPVAELLQAVQEFPLPALPKDTPEDEWLLPGGPEGAGEPGAVRRGVGYGLGMVHMLGAEGADEVSTATVKVHDGIATVLCAAVDTGQGFSTLARQIVQETLGIDEVHIAQVDTDQPPAGPSCRGRHTWVSGGAVERAAKMVRTQLLQPLAHKFGMSTELLQITDGKITSYDGVLSTTVAEAMDGKELWATAQCRPHPTEPLDEAGQGDAFVGLAFCAIRAVVDVDIELGSVRVVELAVAQDVGRILHPAQLAARIEAGVTQGVGVALTENLRTPRGLIRHPDLTGYALPTALDAPDIQIVKLVEERDVVAPFGAKAASAVPVVTSPAAIAAAVRAATGRPVNRLPIRPQAAVVTGA; translated from the coding sequence GTGAGCAACGAAACCGTCATCGCGGCGCCCATGGGCCCCGGCGAGACCGCGGCCGCCCCCGAGCAGTTGCCGCACGGCCTGGGCGTGTCCCTGCCGTCCGCCGACTCCCGGGCCAAGTCCGAGGGCACCTTCCCGTACGCGGCCGACCTGTGGGCCGAGGGCCTGCTGTGGGCCGCCGTGCTCCGCTCGCCGCACCCGCACGCGCGGATCGTGTCCATCGACACGTCCCACGCGAGCGAGATGCCCGGCGTGCGGGCCGTCATCACGCACGAGGACGTGCCGGGCGTCGCCCTGCACGGCCGCGGCAAGGCCGACCGGCCCCTGTTCGCCTCCGAGGTCGTCCGCCACCACGGCGAGCCCATCGCGGCCGTCGCAGCCGACCACCCGGACACCGCGCGGATGGCCGCCGCCGCCGTCATCGTCGAGTACGAGGTGCTCGACCCGGTGATCGACCCGGAGCAGGCCTTCGAGGCCGAGCCCCTCCACCCCGACGGCAACCTCATCCGCCACATCCCGCTGCGCCACGGCGACCCGAACGCGTCCGGCGAGATCGTCGTCGAGGGCCAGTACCGCATCGGCCGCGCGGACCCGGCCCCCGTCGGCGCCGAGGCCGGCCTCGCCGTGCCCCGCCCCGACGGCGGCGTCGAGCTGTACGTGGCCTCCACCGACCCGCACACCGACCGCGACGCGGCCGCCGCCTGCTACGGCCTGGCCCCCGACCGCGTGAAGATCGTCGTCACCGGTGTCCCGGGCGCCACCGCCGACCGTGAGGACCAGGGCTTCCAGCTCCCGCTCGGCCTGCTCGCCCTGAAGACGGGCTGCCCGGTCAAGCTGACTGCCACCCGCGAGGAGTCCTTCCTCGGCCACGCCCACCGGCACCCCACCCTCCTGCGCTACCGTCACCACGCGGACGCCGAGGGCAAGCTGATCAAGGTCGAGGCGCAGATCCTGCTCGACGCGGGCGCCTACGCCGACACCTCCTCGGAGGCGCTGGCCGCCGCCGTCTCGTTCGCCTGCGGCCCCTACGTCATCCCCAACGCCTTCATCGAGGGCTGGGCGGTCCGCACCAACAACCCGCCCTCCGGCCATGTGCGCGGCGAGGGCGCGATGCAGGTCTGCGCCGCGTACGAGGCCCAGATGGACAAGCTCGCCAGGAAGCTGGGCATCGACCCGGCGGAACTGCGCATGCGCAACGTGATGTCCACCGGCGACGTGCTGCCGACGGGCCAGTCCGTGACCTGCCCGGCCCCGGTCGCCGAACTCCTCCAGGCCGTCCAGGAGTTCCCGCTCCCGGCGCTGCCCAAGGACACCCCCGAGGACGAGTGGCTGCTGCCCGGTGGCCCCGAGGGCGCGGGCGAGCCGGGTGCCGTACGCCGAGGGGTCGGCTACGGCCTCGGCATGGTCCACATGCTCGGCGCCGAGGGCGCGGACGAGGTCTCCACGGCCACCGTGAAGGTCCACGACGGCATCGCGACGGTCCTGTGCGCGGCCGTCGACACCGGCCAGGGCTTCTCCACCCTCGCCCGGCAGATCGTCCAGGAGACCCTGGGCATCGACGAGGTCCACATCGCCCAGGTCGACACCGACCAGCCCCCGGCCGGCCCGAGCTGCCGGGGCCGTCACACCTGGGTCTCGGGCGGCGCGGTGGAACGCGCGGCCAAGATGGTCCGCACCCAGCTCCTCCAGCCCCTGGCCCACAAGTTCGGCATGTCCACGGAACTGCTGCAGATCACCGACGGCAAGATCACGTCGTACGACGGGGTCCTGTCGACCACGGTCGCGGAGGCGATGGACGGCAAGGAACTCTGGGCCACCGCCCAGTGCCGCCCGCACCCCACCGAGCCGCTGGACGAGGCCGGCCAGGGCGACGCGTTCGTGGGCCTGGCGTTCTGCGCGATCCGCGCGGTCGTGGACGTCGACATCGAACTCGGGTCCGTACGGGTCGTGGAGCTGGCCGTCGCCCAGGACGTCGGCCGGATCCTCCACCCGGCGCAGCTCGCCGCGCGCATCGAGGCCGGCGTCACCCAGGGGGTGGGCGTGGCCCTCACGGAGAACCTCCGCACCCCCCGGGGCCTCATCCGCCACCCCGACCTCACCGGCTACGCCCTGCCCACCGCCCTGGACGCCCCCGACATCCAGATCGTCAAGCTGGTGGAGGAACGGGACGTGGTGGCCCCCTTCGGCGCGAAGGCGGCCAGCGCGGTGCCGGTGGTCACGTCCCCGGCGGCCATCGCGGCGGCGGTCCGGGCGGCCACCGGACGCCCCGTGAACCGTCTGCCGATCCGGCCGCAGGCCGCGGTGGTGACCGGGGCCTAG
- a CDS encoding tyrosine-type recombinase/integrase — MAEEQKRTRQPNGRSSIYLGKDGKWHGRVTVGIRDDGTPDRRHVERKTRAEVTAAVRELEKQRDAKTVRKPGKAWTVKAWLTHWIENVAPLAVNDNTMVGYGVAVRKHLIPGLGAHRLDRLKPEHIEVFYAKMQANGSKPATAHQVHRTLRTALNEAVRRGHLGKNPVQLAKAPKTGEYEVEPYTVQEVQRLLKAADQHRNSARWAVALALGLRQGEVLGLRWEDVDLDSGFLIVRRSRHRPQYAHGCMAPCGRKTAGYCPERRRTNPELSTTKSRAGRRAVGLPEQLVDLLRAHFKAQEEERTTAGKRWEENRLVFPDEHGRSPSHRRDWAEWKALLAEAKVRDGRLHDARHTAATVLLILGVPERAVMGLMGWSTTAMAARNQHMVDSVRTGIAGQVDSLIWKVDDGSP; from the coding sequence GTGGCAGAAGAACAGAAGCGCACTCGACAGCCCAACGGCCGTAGCTCGATCTACCTGGGCAAAGACGGTAAGTGGCACGGCCGCGTCACCGTCGGCATCCGCGACGACGGCACCCCGGATCGCCGTCACGTCGAACGCAAGACCCGCGCTGAGGTAACGGCCGCCGTACGTGAGTTGGAGAAGCAGCGCGACGCCAAGACCGTGCGGAAGCCCGGCAAAGCGTGGACGGTCAAGGCGTGGCTGACGCACTGGATCGAGAACGTTGCGCCCCTCGCCGTCAACGACAACACGATGGTCGGGTACGGCGTCGCCGTGCGGAAGCACCTGATCCCCGGCTTGGGGGCCCACCGTCTTGACAGGCTCAAGCCCGAGCACATCGAGGTGTTCTACGCCAAGATGCAGGCCAACGGCAGCAAGCCCGCGACCGCTCATCAGGTGCACCGAACCCTCCGCACCGCCCTCAATGAGGCCGTACGGCGCGGGCATCTCGGCAAGAACCCCGTTCAGTTGGCCAAGGCGCCGAAAACGGGGGAGTACGAGGTGGAGCCCTACACCGTCCAAGAGGTACAGCGGTTGCTCAAGGCCGCTGACCAACACCGCAACTCCGCCCGCTGGGCCGTAGCCCTCGCCCTTGGGCTGCGCCAAGGGGAAGTGCTTGGTCTCAGGTGGGAGGACGTAGACCTTGACAGTGGGTTCCTCATAGTTCGGCGTAGTCGTCACCGGCCGCAGTACGCCCATGGATGCATGGCTCCCTGTGGGCGTAAGACTGCCGGGTACTGCCCCGAGAGGCGCCGCACGAACCCGGAGTTGTCCACCACCAAATCGCGCGCCGGCCGCCGCGCCGTCGGTCTCCCTGAACAACTGGTCGACCTACTCCGTGCTCACTTCAAGGCGCAGGAAGAGGAACGAACGACGGCCGGCAAACGATGGGAAGAGAACAGGTTGGTCTTCCCAGATGAACACGGCCGTAGTCCGTCCCACCGTCGGGACTGGGCTGAGTGGAAGGCCCTCCTGGCCGAAGCGAAGGTTCGTGACGGGCGTCTGCACGATGCGCGCCACACGGCCGCCACCGTGCTGCTCATACTCGGAGTACCCGAGCGCGCAGTTATGGGCCTCATGGGCTGGTCCACAACCGCTATGGCCGCTCGCAATCAGCACATGGTCGACTCGGTCCGAACAGGTATCGCTGGACAAGTCGACAGTCTCATCTGGAAGGTGGACGACGGCTCACCGTAA